Proteins found in one Nocardia brasiliensis ATCC 700358 genomic segment:
- a CDS encoding NUDIX hydrolase, translating to MHTATAAIAEIVGGIAPFDAVEKEHIDETLTWLASTDDVFRRVKPDIPPRHLVSYVVLVDPDARAVLLGRHRLAGLWLPTGGHVDPGEHPLATARRETTEELGITADFTVTGTAPLFLTRTTTVGTHGGHEDISLWYVIRGRRSATYTLEPREFSDQSWWGIDGFALSDTDPHLPRFLAKLQHALR from the coding sequence ATGCATACCGCGACTGCTGCCATCGCCGAGATCGTGGGCGGGATCGCCCCTTTCGATGCGGTGGAAAAGGAACACATCGACGAGACGCTGACGTGGCTGGCGTCCACCGATGACGTGTTCCGCCGCGTGAAACCGGACATTCCGCCGCGACACCTGGTCAGCTACGTCGTCCTGGTCGACCCGGACGCTCGCGCCGTTCTGCTCGGGCGCCACCGCCTCGCCGGCTTGTGGTTGCCGACCGGCGGGCACGTCGACCCCGGTGAGCACCCGTTGGCGACCGCCCGCCGCGAGACGACCGAAGAGCTGGGCATCACCGCCGACTTCACCGTCACCGGTACCGCACCGCTGTTCCTCACCCGCACCACCACCGTCGGCACGCACGGCGGCCACGAAGACATCAGCCTCTGGTACGTCATCCGCGGCCGACGCAGCGCCACCTACACCCTCGAACCCCGCGAGTTCAGCGATCAGAGCTGGTGGGGCATCGATGGATTCGCGCTATCCGACACCGACCCCCACCTCCCCCGCTTCCTCGCCAAGCTCCAGCACGCTCTGCGTTGA
- a CDS encoding TetR/AcrR family transcriptional regulator, with translation MAEEQARRRYDSLRRIAQAQQTSAEIARAARALFLAKGWAATTVRDVASEAGVSVPTVYAAYGNKAGLTVALADAADLSADLPHLLTELEAADPAGQLTAMTAYDRRLFERAGDVIILLRDAGRTEPELAQAYRDARGRADDAHRQVLGSWPPGTLHPTLDLATALDIYAALCNIDVYTELTAERGWPPERVEKWWAATLIRELLALPQQSPASL, from the coding sequence ATGGCGGAAGAGCAGGCACGCCGCCGCTATGACTCGTTGCGGCGGATCGCCCAGGCGCAGCAGACGAGCGCGGAGATCGCCCGCGCCGCCCGGGCCTTGTTCCTGGCCAAAGGCTGGGCGGCGACGACCGTGCGGGACGTGGCGAGCGAGGCGGGTGTTTCGGTGCCGACGGTCTACGCCGCGTACGGCAACAAGGCCGGGCTGACTGTGGCGCTGGCCGATGCCGCCGACCTCTCGGCGGACCTACCGCACCTGCTCACCGAATTGGAGGCGGCCGACCCGGCCGGTCAGCTCACGGCGATGACGGCCTACGACCGCAGGCTGTTCGAGCGCGCGGGCGATGTCATCATCCTGTTGCGCGACGCCGGACGCACGGAACCCGAACTGGCGCAGGCCTATCGGGACGCGCGCGGCCGGGCCGACGACGCCCACCGCCAGGTGCTCGGCTCGTGGCCGCCGGGCACCCTGCACCCCACCCTCGACCTCGCGACCGCGCTCGACATCTACGCGGCCCTCTGCAACATCGACGTCTACACCGAGCTCACCGCCGAACGCGGCTGGCCGCCGGAACGCGTCGAAAAGTGGTGGGCGGCAACGCTGATCCGCGAACTCCTCGCCCTACCTCAGCAGAGCCCGGCGAGTTTGTAG
- a CDS encoding TrmH family RNA methyltransferase, whose translation MTAARVKSRPELRRQRRPRAHGCWNHLLIAPLWPKYGVNLGTLLRTCDAVGACLAVPRKPWVPDALAHGNTLRKQQCVHWIDGRVERWLARQRAGGSAIVGVELTDESIRLADLPTARRRTVIVLGHESTGIPPEGLELLDVAVEIPMIGTGHSLNVAVAGSLVLYKLAGLC comes from the coding sequence ATGACAGCCGCGCGGGTGAAATCCCGCCCGGAATTGCGCAGGCAACGCAGGCCGCGTGCACACGGCTGCTGGAATCATCTGCTCATCGCGCCGCTGTGGCCCAAGTACGGCGTCAACCTGGGCACCCTGCTGCGCACCTGCGATGCGGTCGGCGCCTGCCTCGCCGTACCGCGCAAACCGTGGGTGCCCGATGCCCTCGCCCACGGCAACACACTGCGAAAACAGCAGTGCGTGCACTGGATCGACGGCCGGGTCGAGCGTTGGCTCGCTCGTCAACGTGCCGGCGGCTCCGCCATCGTCGGCGTCGAACTCACCGACGAATCGATCCGGCTCGCCGATCTCCCGACCGCGCGGCGGCGCACCGTCATCGTCCTCGGACACGAATCCACCGGCATCCCGCCGGAGGGGCTCGAGCTGCTCGACGTGGCCGTCGAGATCCCGATGATCGGCACCGGGCACAGTCTCAATGTCGCCGTGGCGGGGTCGCTGGTGCTCTACAAACTCGCCGGGCTCTGCTGA
- a CDS encoding alpha/beta hydrolase: MERVEVGFPSGSEQCAAWLYRPDGAPKPRPLVVMGHGLGANREMGLDRYARRFAAAGMAVLVFDYRNFGASQGEPRQLIRIGKQRDDWRAAIAFARTIRGIDATRIALWGTSFSAGHVLAVAPEDDYLAAVVVQVPFTSGWSSALAKGPISLTKVTAIAATDLLIGPLRRKPIGIRLAGRKRSAALMSATDVPEGNGRLAEESEHYKPKVAARIAFSAMFDKPGRRAKALKMPVLYALADNDSITPVKPALRAAERTKHAVVKRYPVGHFDIYFDDTFEKAVYDQTEFLVSVLRP; encoded by the coding sequence ATGGAACGTGTCGAGGTCGGCTTCCCGTCCGGAAGCGAGCAGTGTGCCGCCTGGCTCTACCGCCCGGACGGCGCGCCCAAGCCCCGCCCGCTCGTTGTCATGGGACACGGCCTGGGGGCGAACCGCGAGATGGGGCTCGATCGGTACGCGCGGCGTTTCGCCGCCGCGGGCATGGCCGTCCTCGTGTTCGACTACCGCAACTTCGGTGCGAGCCAGGGTGAACCGCGCCAGCTCATCCGGATCGGCAAGCAGCGCGACGACTGGCGCGCCGCCATCGCGTTCGCGCGCACCATCCGTGGCATCGATGCGACCCGGATCGCCCTGTGGGGCACCTCGTTCAGCGCCGGTCACGTCCTGGCGGTGGCCCCCGAGGACGATTACCTGGCCGCGGTGGTGGTGCAGGTGCCGTTCACCAGCGGCTGGTCCAGCGCGCTGGCGAAGGGCCCGATCAGCCTGACCAAGGTGACCGCCATCGCCGCCACCGACCTGCTCATCGGCCCGCTGCGGCGCAAGCCCATCGGCATCCGATTAGCCGGTCGCAAGCGTTCCGCCGCGCTGATGAGCGCGACCGACGTACCGGAGGGCAACGGCAGGCTGGCCGAGGAGAGCGAACACTACAAGCCGAAAGTAGCTGCCCGCATTGCCTTTTCGGCGATGTTCGACAAGCCCGGCCGGCGCGCCAAGGCGTTGAAGATGCCGGTGCTGTACGCCCTCGCCGACAACGACTCGATCACCCCGGTCAAGCCCGCGCTGCGCGCCGCCGAACGGACCAAGCACGCGGTCGTGAAGCGTTACCCGGTGGGACATTTCGACATCTACTTCGACGACACCTTCGAGAAGGCGGTGTACGACCAGACCGAATTCTTGGTGTCGGTGCTCCGGCCGTAG
- a CDS encoding slipin family protein, giving the protein MDFLTIVGSIFGLGAVAGAIATATSARVVAQYEKGLVFRFGRVIATRDPGLRLLIPFVDRMQKVSTQIVTLPIPAQDGITRDNVTVRVDAVVYFRVFDPVLAVVEVQNYLFAVGQVAQTSLRSIIGKSDLDSLLSNREELNKGLEIMIDSPALGWGVHIDRVEIKDVALPDALKRSMSRQAEAERERRARVISAEGELQASQMLAQAGEQMSQSPASLQLRLLETVVQVAAEKNSTLVLPFPVELLRFLERSTPSTAAPTTPQPELPTTEQQQELNSPDNPPPPKQIAP; this is encoded by the coding sequence ATGGATTTCCTGACGATCGTCGGCAGCATCTTCGGCTTGGGCGCGGTGGCGGGCGCGATCGCGACCGCCACGAGCGCCCGGGTGGTCGCACAGTACGAGAAGGGGTTGGTCTTCCGGTTCGGCCGGGTGATCGCGACGCGAGATCCCGGGCTGCGCTTGCTGATTCCGTTCGTGGATCGAATGCAGAAGGTGTCGACGCAGATCGTCACCCTGCCGATCCCCGCGCAGGACGGCATCACCCGGGACAACGTGACGGTCCGGGTGGACGCGGTGGTGTACTTCCGGGTGTTCGATCCGGTGCTCGCGGTGGTGGAGGTGCAGAACTATCTGTTCGCGGTCGGCCAGGTGGCGCAGACCTCGCTGCGTTCGATCATCGGCAAGAGCGACCTGGACAGCCTGCTGTCCAACCGCGAAGAGCTGAACAAGGGCCTGGAGATCATGATCGACAGCCCGGCGCTGGGCTGGGGCGTGCACATCGATCGGGTGGAGATCAAGGATGTCGCACTGCCGGATGCGCTGAAGCGCTCGATGTCGCGGCAGGCCGAGGCCGAACGCGAACGCCGGGCCCGCGTCATCTCCGCGGAGGGCGAACTACAGGCCTCGCAGATGCTGGCGCAGGCGGGCGAGCAGATGTCCCAATCGCCCGCATCACTGCAACTGCGCCTGCTCGAAACCGTGGTTCAGGTTGCGGCGGAAAAGAATTCGACCCTCGTCCTGCCCTTCCCCGTGGAACTGCTGCGCTTCCTGGAGCGCAGCACCCCCTCGACCGCGGCCCCCACGACCCCTCAACCCGAACTTCCCACCACCGAACAACAGCAAGAACTGAATTCTCCCGACAACCCGCCGCCCCCAAAACAAATCGCCCCCTAG
- a CDS encoding RNB domain-containing ribonuclease, with protein sequence MELHQRIVSAPVDFGAIRSEFGLASAYPAEATAEARDASDAFAGDRNDRTDIPFVTIDPPGAMDLDQALHLERTGTGFLLHYAIADVGAVIVPDGALAKESGARGQTFYLPDGTVPLHPPVLSEGTASLLPQQRRPAALWTIELDENAEPQRFSVQRALVCSRARLDYAGVQADADAGRLHPSIAALPEFGKRRIEAGLARGAIGLRLPAQSIVRDDRSPGHWRLIVEPRTAADDWNEQVSLLTGMCAARIMLDAGAPALLRTMPPPAESAIASMRRTAAALGVAWPAAQPVGQLLAALDPNTPAALVLMSEATSLLRGASYTVVNGDTTEAAPETLQHSAMHAPYAHVTAPLRRLVDRYATEICLARCAGTEVPQWVTDGLADTADTMRRSDATANKVERACIDLTEATLLAERAGTEFDAVVVREANGNRAAEIFIADPPVLGPCTGEPPEGEQVRVRLTAADPTTRKIAFTYAPTG encoded by the coding sequence GTGGAATTGCATCAGCGGATCGTCTCGGCGCCGGTCGACTTCGGCGCCATCCGTTCCGAATTCGGTTTGGCCTCGGCGTACCCCGCCGAGGCCACCGCGGAAGCCCGCGACGCGTCCGACGCGTTCGCGGGCGACCGGAACGATCGCACCGACATCCCGTTCGTGACGATCGACCCACCGGGGGCCATGGATCTGGACCAGGCCCTGCATCTGGAGCGCACCGGCACCGGCTTCCTGCTGCACTACGCCATCGCCGACGTGGGCGCCGTGATCGTTCCCGACGGCGCGCTCGCCAAGGAGTCCGGCGCCAGGGGACAAACCTTCTATCTGCCCGACGGCACGGTGCCGCTGCATCCGCCGGTGCTGTCCGAGGGCACCGCGAGCCTGCTGCCGCAGCAGCGGCGCCCGGCCGCGCTGTGGACCATCGAACTCGACGAAAACGCCGAACCGCAACGGTTTTCGGTGCAACGCGCGCTGGTGTGCTCGCGCGCCAGGCTCGACTACGCGGGCGTGCAGGCCGACGCCGACGCGGGCCGCCTGCACCCCTCGATCGCAGCCCTGCCGGAGTTCGGCAAGCGGCGCATCGAGGCGGGACTGGCCCGTGGCGCGATCGGCTTGCGGCTGCCCGCGCAGAGCATCGTCCGGGACGATCGCTCGCCGGGGCACTGGCGGCTGATCGTCGAACCACGCACCGCCGCCGACGACTGGAACGAGCAGGTCTCGCTGCTCACCGGGATGTGCGCGGCCCGCATCATGCTCGACGCGGGCGCGCCCGCCCTGCTGCGCACCATGCCGCCGCCCGCCGAATCCGCGATCGCGTCCATGCGCCGGACCGCGGCCGCGCTGGGCGTGGCATGGCCCGCGGCGCAACCGGTCGGGCAGCTGCTCGCCGCACTGGACCCGAACACCCCGGCCGCGCTGGTGCTGATGTCGGAGGCGACCAGCCTGTTGCGCGGCGCGTCCTACACCGTGGTGAACGGCGATACGACCGAAGCGGCCCCGGAAACGTTGCAGCACAGCGCGATGCACGCGCCGTACGCACACGTCACCGCGCCGCTGCGCAGGCTGGTCGACCGCTACGCCACCGAGATCTGCCTGGCTCGCTGCGCGGGAACCGAAGTGCCGCAGTGGGTTACCGACGGTCTCGCCGACACCGCGGACACCATGCGCCGCAGCGACGCGACCGCGAACAAGGTCGAACGCGCCTGCATCGACCTCACCGAGGCGACGCTGCTCGCCGAACGCGCGGGCACGGAGTTCGACGCGGTCGTGGTGCGCGAAGCCAACGGCAACCGCGCCGCCGAGATCTTCATCGCCGACCCGCCGGTGCTCGGACCCTGTACCGGCGAGCCACCGGAAGGCGAACAGGTGCGCGTCCGCCTGACCGCCGCCGACCCGACCACCCGCAAGATCGCCTTCACCTACGCCCCCACGGGCTAG
- a CDS encoding CHAD domain-containing protein translates to MTATAGNAIIAALRDDVDRLLAAEPDVRADAPDSVHQMRVATRRLRSVLRSYRSLFERASAASMGEELKWLAGVLGVARDAEVRGERFEALLTKHAQQGEHSEAELAPVTARLVTAQQERYAAAHADVLLALDSPRYRDLRDELTHWRTEPPLRARRAEVPAAEFFGVVLQRDRERVERLIQLEPTVTADERVELLHDIRKSAKRLRYSCEAAEQVLAAAATGLGGRAKRLQTVLGDHRDAVESQHALYGIAADAGAAGEDPALYRVLAGAEDTAARQALSRYPEAAAALTANGD, encoded by the coding sequence ATGACGGCCACAGCCGGTAACGCGATCATCGCGGCACTACGCGACGATGTCGACCGGCTGCTGGCCGCCGAACCCGACGTGCGGGCCGACGCACCCGATTCGGTGCACCAGATGCGGGTCGCGACCCGTCGGCTGCGCAGCGTATTGCGGTCCTACCGCAGTCTTTTCGAGCGGGCCTCGGCCGCCTCGATGGGCGAGGAGCTCAAGTGGCTGGCCGGTGTCCTCGGCGTGGCCCGCGACGCCGAGGTGCGCGGTGAGCGTTTCGAGGCGCTGTTGACCAAACACGCTCAGCAGGGCGAACATTCGGAGGCAGAACTGGCGCCGGTGACGGCCCGGCTGGTCACCGCCCAGCAGGAGCGCTACGCCGCCGCGCACGCCGATGTCCTGCTGGCGCTGGACAGCCCGCGCTACCGCGACCTGCGCGACGAACTCACGCACTGGCGCACCGAACCACCGTTGCGGGCGCGGCGCGCCGAAGTGCCCGCCGCCGAGTTCTTCGGTGTTGTGCTGCAACGTGATCGGGAACGGGTCGAACGGCTGATCCAGCTGGAACCCACCGTGACGGCAGACGAGCGGGTCGAGCTGCTGCACGATATCCGCAAGAGCGCCAAGCGCTTACGCTATTCCTGCGAGGCCGCCGAGCAGGTGCTCGCCGCCGCGGCGACCGGCCTCGGCGGACGCGCCAAACGGCTGCAGACCGTGCTCGGCGACCACCGCGACGCCGTCGAATCCCAGCACGCGCTCTACGGCATCGCCGCCGACGCCGGTGCCGCGGGCGAAGACCCGGCGCTGTACCGCGTCCTCGCCGGCGCCGAAGACACCGCCGCCCGCCAGGCCCTCAGCCGCTACCCCGAAGCCGCCGCCGCGTTGACCGCCAACGGCGACTAG